One region of Blattabacterium cuenoti genomic DNA includes:
- a CDS encoding transglycosylase domain-containing protein: MYKIHKFIFYFWFLFIIGISSIILIFYAASKGYLGTLPSTKDIENPAMKVGSKVYDSNGILLGKFFSENRTLVTYQQLPKDLVNALISKEDIRFKYHSGIDAKSFLRAILSLGKKGGGSTISQQLAKLLFTGPSAKNKLQRIHQKLLEWVMAIELEKRYTKEEIITMYYNKFDFLYNAKGIETAAHTYFNKKVSELNLGECATLVGMLENPSLYNPKNYPSRARKQRNLVLYQMKKYNFLNVYKYKKELSKPIKINFKIQKKDFELLTYYGEFLKKEIQEALDEHKEKTGQKLDLYSSGLKIYTSIDARMQDYAEKAVKRHLSQLQISFNRFQKKNKNAPFLNISQEKTKRILISAMHRTILYQDLKQKGLTEKKIIEEFKKPQLIKLFTWNGPKKILISPWDFIRYQKSIIQAGMLSIETSTGFIKAWVGGIDFNHFQYDHVAQTQRQVGSVFKPILYAAAINELHYNPCTKISNEKFHLGKWSPRNSNGKYGGFLTLKDGLAFSVNTISARLISQLTPGPVINLAKDMGIESIIPKHPSIALGSADLTLYEMTGAFNTFTNYGIYVKPSILVKIEDENGNLIKEHVDISQKQVFSEEVGYIMLKLMQGVVKYGTAKRLQSYNLIGDIAGKTGTTNENSDGWFIGMIPNLTTGVWVGWEDRFSHFENIKLGQGANMALPIWAYYMKSLYKDINLIYHNRLLFHKPKNYQSYWDHCNEIHKEENIINDKKKEENSLNIDFDINLNSESNKDYDK; the protein is encoded by the coding sequence GTGTATAAAATTCATAAGTTTATTTTTTATTTTTGGTTTTTATTTATTATCGGAATAAGTAGTATCATTCTCATTTTTTATGCAGCTTCTAAAGGTTATTTAGGGACTTTACCTAGTACAAAAGATATAGAGAATCCTGCTATGAAAGTAGGATCAAAAGTTTATGATTCTAACGGGATATTATTAGGAAAATTTTTTTCCGAAAATAGAACTTTAGTTACTTATCAACAACTTCCAAAAGATCTTGTAAATGCACTTATTTCGAAAGAAGATATTCGTTTTAAATATCATTCTGGAATTGATGCTAAATCTTTTCTTAGAGCAATTCTTTCTTTAGGAAAAAAAGGAGGAGGGAGCACTATATCACAACAGTTAGCTAAACTTCTTTTTACAGGTCCATCTGCAAAAAATAAACTACAAAGAATTCATCAAAAACTTTTAGAGTGGGTAATGGCTATTGAATTAGAAAAGCGTTACACAAAAGAAGAAATCATTACTATGTATTATAATAAATTTGATTTTTTGTACAACGCAAAAGGAATAGAAACAGCAGCTCATACTTATTTTAATAAAAAGGTTTCGGAACTCAATTTAGGAGAATGTGCAACATTAGTTGGAATGTTAGAAAATCCTTCTTTATACAATCCAAAAAATTATCCTAGCAGAGCTAGAAAACAAAGAAATTTAGTTTTATATCAAATGAAAAAATATAATTTTTTAAATGTATATAAATATAAAAAAGAGTTGAGTAAACCTATAAAAATTAATTTTAAAATACAAAAAAAAGATTTTGAATTACTAACTTATTATGGTGAATTTTTAAAAAAAGAAATTCAGGAAGCTTTAGATGAACATAAAGAAAAAACTGGACAAAAACTTGATCTTTATTCTAGTGGATTAAAAATATATACATCTATTGATGCTAGAATGCAAGATTATGCAGAAAAAGCTGTAAAGAGACATCTTAGTCAATTACAAATTTCATTTAATCGTTTTCAAAAAAAAAATAAAAACGCTCCATTTTTAAATATTTCTCAAGAAAAAACAAAACGTATTCTCATATCTGCAATGCACAGGACGATTCTTTACCAAGATTTAAAACAAAAAGGATTAACGGAAAAAAAAATTATAGAAGAATTCAAAAAACCACAATTAATTAAATTATTTACTTGGAACGGCCCCAAAAAAATATTAATATCTCCATGGGATTTTATCCGGTATCAAAAAAGTATAATTCAAGCAGGAATGTTATCGATAGAAACCTCTACTGGATTTATTAAAGCATGGGTAGGAGGAATAGATTTTAATCATTTTCAATATGATCATGTAGCACAGACACAACGTCAAGTTGGTTCTGTTTTTAAACCTATTTTATATGCTGCAGCTATTAATGAATTACATTATAATCCCTGTACAAAAATTTCAAATGAAAAATTTCACTTAGGAAAATGGAGTCCTAGAAATTCTAATGGAAAATATGGAGGTTTTCTTACTTTAAAAGATGGATTAGCTTTTTCTGTAAACACTATTTCAGCTCGTTTAATATCACAATTAACTCCAGGTCCAGTAATTAATTTAGCAAAGGATATGGGGATAGAATCTATAATTCCTAAACATCCATCTATTGCGCTAGGTTCTGCAGATTTAACTTTATATGAAATGACAGGAGCATTCAATACATTTACTAATTATGGAATTTATGTTAAACCTAGTATTTTAGTAAAAATAGAAGATGAAAATGGAAATTTAATTAAAGAACATGTAGACATTAGTCAAAAACAAGTTTTTAGTGAAGAGGTAGGATATATTATGTTAAAATTAATGCAAGGAGTAGTAAAATATGGAACAGCCAAAAGATTACAATCATATAATCTTATAGGAGATATAGCTGGAAAAACAGGAACAACTAATGAAAACTCAGATGGATGGTTTATAGGCATGATTCCTAATTTAACTACTGGAGTTTGGGTTGGTTGGGAAGATCGGTTTTCTCATTTTGAGAACATTAAATTAGGACAAGGAGCAAATATGGCTTTACCTATATGGGCTTATTACATGAAAAGTTTATATAAAGATATTAATTTGATTTATCATAATAGATTATTGTTTCATAAGCCTAAAAATTATCAATCTTATTGGGACCATTGTAATGAAATCCATAAAGAAGAAAACATAATCAACGATAAAAAAAAAGAAGAAAATTCTTTAAATATAGATTTTGATATAAACTTAAATTCAGAAAGCAATAAAGATTATGATAAATGA
- a CDS encoding NAD(P)-dependent oxidoreductase: MKILILDKNHPFIVYKLKKEGFICDENYNDSIDNINISAYDGVILRSRLKIDKKFIEKAINLKFIARIGSGIENIDKNYAIKKGITLISSPEGNKDAVAEHAIGMLLCMMNYIIHSHIQITKGKWSREANRGTEIMGKTIGIIGYGNTGKAFAKKLSGFDAKILCYDILSEIGDIYAKQVNMNTIFQKSDIISLHVPYTKKTEGIINYNFIKKFSKPFYLINTSRGKCVITSHLAKALKNGKICGACLDVLEYENFSFDNISIHRKFTKSFLDLIHSNKVIFTPHIAGWTKESKSKMDKKIVEKIIFFEKKLNQI, encoded by the coding sequence ATGAAAATATTAATTTTAGATAAAAATCACCCTTTTATTGTATACAAACTAAAAAAAGAAGGATTTATTTGTGATGAAAATTACAATGATTCAATAGATAATATTAATATATCTGCATACGATGGCGTTATTTTAAGAAGCAGATTAAAGATAGATAAAAAATTTATTGAAAAAGCTATAAACTTGAAATTTATAGCTCGCATTGGATCTGGAATAGAGAATATAGACAAAAATTATGCTATCAAAAAAGGAATAACTTTAATTTCTTCTCCAGAAGGAAATAAAGATGCGGTAGCAGAACATGCTATAGGTATGCTTCTATGTATGATGAATTATATTATTCATTCACATATACAAATTACAAAAGGAAAATGGAGTAGAGAGGCTAATAGAGGAACAGAAATTATGGGAAAAACAATCGGTATTATTGGATATGGTAATACGGGAAAAGCCTTTGCAAAAAAACTTTCAGGTTTTGATGCTAAAATATTATGTTATGACATTTTATCTGAAATAGGAGATATTTACGCAAAACAGGTAAACATGAATACAATTTTTCAAAAATCAGACATAATAAGTTTACATGTTCCTTATACCAAAAAAACGGAAGGTATAATCAACTATAATTTCATAAAAAAATTTAGTAAACCTTTTTATTTGATAAATACTTCTCGTGGAAAATGTGTAATTACAAGTCATTTAGCAAAAGCATTAAAAAATGGAAAAATATGTGGAGCGTGTTTAGATGTATTGGAATATGAAAATTTTTCCTTTGATAATATTTCTATCCATCGAAAATTTACTAAAAGTTTTCTTGATCTTATTCATTCTAATAAAGTGATATTCACTCCACATATTGCAGGATGGACTAAAGAATCGAAATCCAAAATGGATAAAAAAATTGTAGAAAAAATTATTTTTTTTGAAAAAAAATTGAATCAAATATAA
- a CDS encoding diflavin oxidoreductase: MLSESNSKIFFKLIQESSKEEIIWMNGYISGLLFFKKDFKEFRKEEEKKITLVYGTETGNAKNLAFDIYQKAKNEKLKIKLISLDQYRLQDLENEDYFFIIMSTHGEGDPPSSAKSFFNFIHCNKNLFLNKMKYSVLALGDKSYTYFCKAGEDVDKRLHNIGARRIVPIYKCDVDYENQAEKWFSEIINFLKKKKCEINTKNRKIYGKILNNIILNNQDKGSKKEIHHIEIFFQKRIKYLPGDSIGVFPENPSNEVDKIIEYVKKNRKKEFEKYKNKIFDLFKKNFNIFCLSENFLKKYSFLSDLREKKNILLNQKWKLIDLLIEFPMKEKCSLKNLIKIMEPIKPRLYSISSSPTAHGNEIHITVSRHRFQLNGETVYGHCSNFLSQLKIGDELYFFVYRNQLFKLPKSDKDIILIGPGTGIAPFRSFLYEREATEAIGKNWLFFGDQHFDTDFLYQKEIQNWKIKGILHRVSLSFSRDQEKKIYVQKKIWENRTEFFSWIKNGAYVYVCGNKIPMSVDVEKMICDVIEKVGKCDSKLFLKKMKKEGRYLKDVY, encoded by the coding sequence ATGTTATCTGAGTCAAATAGCAAAATATTTTTTAAGTTAATACAAGAATCCTCTAAAGAAGAAATTATATGGATGAATGGATACATATCTGGATTGTTATTTTTTAAAAAAGATTTTAAAGAATTTAGAAAAGAAGAGGAAAAAAAAATTACGTTAGTTTATGGAACGGAAACAGGAAATGCTAAAAATTTGGCTTTTGATATTTATCAAAAAGCAAAAAATGAAAAATTGAAAATAAAATTGATCAGTTTAGATCAATACCGTTTACAAGATTTAGAAAACGAGGATTATTTTTTCATTATAATGAGTACACATGGAGAAGGAGATCCTCCTTCTTCTGCGAAATCTTTTTTTAATTTTATTCATTGTAATAAAAATCTTTTTCTAAATAAAATGAAATATAGCGTATTAGCATTAGGAGACAAATCCTATACTTATTTTTGTAAAGCAGGAGAAGATGTAGATAAACGTTTACATAACATAGGAGCCAGAAGAATTGTTCCAATATATAAATGTGATGTTGATTATGAAAATCAAGCAGAAAAATGGTTTTCTGAAATTATAAATTTTTTAAAAAAAAAAAAATGTGAAATAAATACGAAAAATAGAAAAATATATGGTAAAATTTTAAATAATATAATTTTAAACAATCAGGATAAGGGTTCTAAGAAAGAAATTCATCATATTGAAATTTTTTTTCAAAAAAGAATTAAATATCTTCCTGGAGATTCTATAGGGGTTTTTCCTGAAAATCCTTCTAATGAAGTAGATAAGATTATAGAATACGTAAAAAAGAATAGGAAAAAAGAATTTGAAAAATATAAAAATAAAATTTTTGATCTTTTTAAGAAAAATTTTAACATCTTTTGTTTATCTGAAAATTTTTTGAAAAAATATTCTTTTTTATCTGATCTAAGAGAAAAAAAAAATATTTTATTAAATCAAAAATGGAAACTTATTGATCTATTAATAGAATTTCCTATGAAGGAAAAATGTTCTTTAAAAAATCTGATAAAAATTATGGAACCCATAAAACCTAGATTATATTCCATTTCTTCATCACCTACAGCTCATGGGAATGAAATTCATATTACGGTATCTCGTCATCGTTTTCAATTAAATGGAGAAACTGTATATGGTCATTGTTCTAATTTTTTATCTCAACTCAAAATAGGAGATGAATTATATTTTTTTGTTTATAGAAATCAACTATTTAAATTACCCAAATCAGATAAAGATATAATTCTTATTGGACCTGGAACTGGTATTGCTCCATTTCGTTCTTTTTTATATGAAAGAGAAGCAACAGAAGCTATAGGTAAAAATTGGTTATTTTTTGGGGATCAACACTTTGATACAGATTTTTTATATCAAAAAGAAATCCAAAATTGGAAAATAAAAGGAATTCTTCATCGTGTAAGTCTATCTTTTTCTAGGGATCAAGAAAAAAAAATTTATGTTCAAAAAAAAATATGGGAAAATAGAACAGAATTTTTTTCTTGGATAAAAAATGGAGCTTATGTTTATGTTTGTGGAAACAAAATTCCTATGAGTGTAGATGTAGAAAAAATGATTTGTGATGTTATAGAAAAAGTAGGGAAATGTGATTCAAAACTTTTTCTAAAAAAAATGAAAAAAGAAGGGAGATATTTAAAAGATGTGTATTGA
- the cysK gene encoding cysteine synthase A — protein MKVDSILKTIGNTPHVHLKRLFPNHQVWIKLEKNNPGGSIKDRIALSMIEDAEKKGIIHKGDIIIEPTSGNTGIGLAMVCSVKGYRLILVMPESMSIERRKLFSIFGAKFVLTSKENGMKGAIQKAEELIETIPNSWMPKQFDNISNPNIHKNTTAKEIINAFSKGIDYFITGVGTGGHITGIGEVLKNKFPNIKIFSVEPIESPVIFGGEPNPHALQGLGAGFIPSILNVKILDGSFLVSKEEAFHYVRKTAKKEGILVGISTGASLSAIEKELSKFSKKSIILTLNYDTGERYLSVDNLFL, from the coding sequence ATGAAAGTTGATAGCATTTTAAAAACTATCGGAAATACGCCTCATGTACATCTTAAAAGATTGTTTCCGAATCATCAGGTCTGGATAAAATTGGAAAAAAATAATCCTGGAGGAAGCATAAAGGATAGAATTGCTTTATCTATGATAGAGGATGCAGAAAAAAAAGGAATTATTCATAAAGGAGATATTATCATAGAACCTACTTCTGGAAATACAGGAATAGGATTAGCTATGGTTTGTTCTGTTAAAGGTTATCGTCTCATTTTAGTTATGCCAGAATCGATGAGTATTGAAAGAAGAAAATTATTTTCTATTTTTGGAGCAAAATTTGTTCTCACTTCAAAAGAAAATGGTATGAAAGGGGCTATTCAAAAAGCAGAAGAATTAATTGAGACCATTCCAAATTCCTGGATGCCTAAACAATTTGACAATATTTCAAATCCTAATATACATAAAAATACAACAGCAAAAGAAATTATTAATGCTTTTTCTAAAGGAATAGATTATTTCATTACAGGAGTAGGAACTGGAGGTCATATCACTGGAATAGGAGAAGTATTAAAAAATAAGTTTCCAAATATAAAAATATTTTCTGTAGAACCTATAGAATCTCCAGTTATATTTGGAGGGGAACCCAATCCTCACGCTTTACAAGGATTAGGAGCAGGTTTCATTCCGTCTATTTTAAATGTTAAAATACTAGATGGATCTTTTTTAGTATCTAAAGAAGAAGCTTTTCATTATGTTAGAAAAACTGCAAAAAAAGAAGGAATTCTTGTTGGAATATCTACTGGAGCTTCTCTGTCTGCTATAGAAAAAGAATTATCTAAATTTTCAAAAAAATCCATAATATTAACGTTAAATTATGATACTGGAGAAAGATATTTATCAGTTGATAATCTTTTTTTATGA
- a CDS encoding serine O-acetyltransferase gives MLDFLTTLFENNKKKYVFSDKKKSEDFVKKLFHTLFTPDQNILNNAICFKKHYKKLQILLYEIFIELDINEKDSNNLTQVFFKEVPNIYKTLIIDANAILKSDPAATVIEEIYLSYPGFFATALYRMAHQLWIQNVPILPRLITEYAHSKTGVDIHASAKIGKAFSVDHGTGIVIGSSTKIGDKVRIYQGVTLGAIYVDKKLANIKRHPTIEDRVTIYAGATVLGGETVIGHDSVLGGNVWVTKSIPPFSIVYQKSEIKMRNNSPFPDPINFMI, from the coding sequence ATGTTAGATTTTTTAACAACTTTATTTGAAAATAATAAAAAAAAATACGTTTTTTCCGATAAAAAAAAATCTGAAGATTTTGTGAAAAAATTATTTCATACTTTATTTACTCCAGATCAAAATATATTGAATAATGCAATTTGTTTTAAAAAACATTACAAAAAATTACAAATACTTTTATATGAAATTTTTATTGAATTGGATATAAATGAAAAAGATTCCAATAATCTTACGCAAGTTTTTTTTAAAGAGGTCCCTAATATTTATAAAACGTTGATTATAGATGCTAATGCGATATTAAAATCGGATCCTGCAGCAACGGTCATAGAAGAAATTTATCTTTCTTATCCCGGTTTTTTTGCTACTGCATTATATAGGATGGCACATCAATTATGGATACAAAATGTTCCAATTCTTCCAAGATTGATTACAGAATATGCACACAGTAAAACTGGAGTAGATATTCATGCCTCTGCAAAAATAGGAAAAGCTTTTTCCGTAGATCATGGAACAGGAATAGTTATAGGTTCTAGTACTAAAATAGGAGATAAAGTAAGAATATATCAAGGTGTAACTTTAGGAGCAATTTATGTAGATAAAAAACTAGCAAATATAAAACGTCATCCTACAATAGAAGATAGAGTCACAATTTATGCAGGAGCTACTGTTTTGGGAGGAGAAACTGTAATAGGTCATGATAGTGTTCTTGGAGGGAATGTTTGGGTTACAAAAAGTATCCCCCCTTTTTCTATAGTATACCAAAAAAGCGAAATAAAAATGAGAAATAATAGTCCTTTTCCTGACCCCATTAATTTTATGATATAA
- a CDS encoding NADP-dependent isocitrate dehydrogenase: MKKIKVTNPIVEIDGDEMAKIIWKYIKKYFILPYLDINIIYFDLGIENRNITNDKITIDAAHAIKKYNVGIKCATITPDEDRMEEFHLKKMWKSPNGTIRNIINGTIFREPIIVKNIPRLIPNWKNPICIARHAYADQYQSTDFVIEKKGKLYISFVPDDNENKPKKFKIHHFMGPGVAMGMYNTDQSIYGFARSCFNYSIYKKWPLFLSTKNTILKAYDGRFKNIFQEIYNNEFKSKFENLQITYEHRLIDDMLAKTIKSNGKFIWACKNYDGDVLSDCIAQGFGSLGMMTSILLTQDGKTLESEAAHGTITKHYRLHQNKQETSTNPIASIFSWTRGLKHRAILDKNRDLKFFSEKMEQICIDFIESGKMTKDLFKLSYENKKGDNYLNTKTFLKELKIFFDKKMNENT; this comes from the coding sequence ATGAAAAAAATTAAAGTCACTAATCCTATAGTAGAAATAGATGGAGATGAAATGGCAAAAATTATATGGAAATATATAAAAAAATATTTTATTCTCCCTTATTTAGATATAAATATCATTTATTTTGATTTAGGAATAGAAAATAGAAATATTACAAATGATAAAATTACTATAGACGCTGCTCATGCTATAAAAAAATATAATGTAGGAATTAAATGCGCAACAATTACGCCAGATGAAGATAGAATGGAAGAATTCCATTTAAAAAAAATGTGGAAATCTCCAAATGGAACGATTAGAAATATTATTAATGGAACTATTTTTAGAGAACCTATTATAGTAAAAAATATTCCTCGTTTGATTCCAAATTGGAAAAATCCTATATGTATAGCTCGACATGCTTATGCTGATCAATATCAATCCACAGATTTTGTTATTGAAAAAAAAGGAAAATTATATATTTCTTTTGTTCCAGATGACAACGAAAACAAACCAAAAAAATTTAAAATTCATCATTTTATGGGTCCTGGGGTTGCCATGGGTATGTACAATACAGATCAGTCTATTTATGGATTTGCTCGTTCATGTTTTAACTATTCTATATATAAAAAATGGCCTCTATTTTTATCTACCAAAAATACTATATTGAAAGCATATGATGGAAGATTCAAAAATATCTTTCAAGAAATATATAATAATGAATTCAAATCAAAATTTGAAAATTTACAAATAACTTATGAACACCGCTTGATTGATGATATGCTTGCAAAAACAATTAAATCAAATGGAAAGTTTATATGGGCTTGTAAAAATTATGATGGAGATGTGTTATCGGATTGTATAGCTCAAGGATTTGGTTCTTTAGGAATGATGACTTCTATTTTACTTACTCAAGATGGGAAAACTTTAGAATCTGAAGCTGCTCACGGAACTATAACAAAACATTATAGATTGCATCAAAATAAACAAGAAACATCCACTAATCCTATTGCTTCTATTTTTTCTTGGACTCGTGGTCTTAAACATCGTGCAATTCTAGATAAAAATAGAGATTTAAAATTTTTTTCGGAAAAAATGGAACAAATATGTATAGACTTTATAGAATCAGGAAAAATGACTAAAGATTTATTTAAATTATCTTATGAAAACAAAAAAGGAGATAACTATTTGAACACTAAAACTTTTCTTAAAGAATTAAAAATATTTTTCGATAAAAAAATGAATGAAAATACATAA
- a CDS encoding AMP-binding protein translates to MWIDFSSKKILTSSCFFQEKNKKKDLWKKTIFLFLKNWYDNNKPILSFTSGTTGIPKVIFLRKKHMYERAVKTVEFLGLNKKGIRGLLCLSPDFIAAKMFLVRAIIFKWKIYCVPPSSNPLKNIKEHFDITSMVPIQVYFSLKYLKYIKIVLIGGYSISNFLEEKLQNISTICYSTYGMTETSGHIAIKKINGSNKSTFYKSFQDISLSVDNRNCLRIFSSCCMDSFVQTNDIVYMISKNTFSWIGRYDNIINSGGIKIIPELIEKEISSFIPCDKRFFISSIPDQLLGEKVILIIEGNPFSLHIPDNIFNDKKKFYKPKNIFFISHFTENLLDKFKRKEIIKKLIKI, encoded by the coding sequence ATGTGGATAGATTTTTCTTCTAAAAAAATATTAACATCTTCTTGTTTTTTTCAAGAAAAAAATAAAAAAAAAGATTTATGGAAAAAAACCATTTTTTTATTTTTAAAAAATTGGTATGATAATAATAAACCTATATTATCTTTTACATCTGGAACAACAGGTATTCCTAAAGTTATTTTTTTACGTAAAAAACATATGTATGAAAGAGCTGTAAAAACAGTAGAATTTTTGGGACTTAATAAAAAAGGAATTAGAGGATTATTATGTTTATCTCCAGATTTTATAGCTGCTAAAATGTTTTTAGTCCGCGCTATTATTTTTAAATGGAAAATATATTGTGTTCCTCCATCATCTAATCCTTTAAAAAATATTAAAGAACATTTTGATATTACATCAATGGTCCCTATACAAGTTTATTTCAGTTTAAAATATTTAAAATACATTAAAATTGTTTTAATAGGAGGATACTCTATCTCAAATTTTTTAGAAGAAAAATTGCAAAATATTTCAACAATTTGTTATTCAACCTATGGAATGACAGAAACTTCAGGTCATATAGCTATAAAAAAAATTAATGGATCAAATAAATCTACTTTTTATAAATCATTTCAAGATATATCTTTGAGTGTAGATAATAGAAATTGTTTAAGGATTTTTTCTTCATGTTGTATGGATTCATTTGTGCAAACAAATGATATTGTTTATATGATATCAAAAAATACATTTTCTTGGATAGGAAGATATGATAATATTATTAATAGTGGGGGAATTAAAATTATTCCTGAATTAATAGAAAAAGAAATCAGTTCTTTCATTCCTTGTGATAAACGATTTTTTATATCCTCAATTCCAGATCAACTTTTAGGAGAAAAAGTAATATTGATTATTGAAGGAAATCCTTTTTCATTACACATTCCAGATAATATTTTTAACGATAAAAAAAAATTCTATAAACCAAAAAATATTTTTTTTATTTCTCATTTTACAGAAAATTTATTAGATAAATTTAAAAGAAAAGAAATTATAAAAAAACTGATAAAAATATAA
- a CDS encoding enolase C-terminal domain-like protein, with protein sequence MHRDINCFLKKKTFFFRKKIFNSNRTFKKNVIWFIILKKNNKVGIGECNPILDKSALKNLKKFETELENLSKKIFFLKKTEIYYYYKYISYSSILFGLEQAFLSLENKFPVLYHSEFLHGKKGIPINSLIWLNSFNNSPIKEIKNQITKGFSFIKMKINQKLIDYQIFILKEIKKRYPLIKVRVDANGCFKNIQIALYYLNKFYDLGIVDSMEQPISPGNWSDMSKICEKSKLPIALDEELESVSIFIKKKSCWILFIQNTLY encoded by the coding sequence ATGCATAGAGATATAAATTGTTTTTTAAAAAAAAAAACATTTTTTTTTAGAAAAAAAATATTTAATTCCAATAGAACATTTAAAAAAAATGTTATATGGTTTATTATATTAAAAAAAAATAATAAAGTAGGAATAGGAGAATGTAATCCAATATTGGATAAATCCGCTTTAAAAAACTTAAAAAAATTTGAAACAGAATTAGAAAATCTTTCTAAAAAAATTTTTTTTTTAAAAAAAACAGAAATATATTATTATTATAAATACATTTCATATTCATCTATTTTATTTGGATTAGAACAAGCATTTTTAAGTTTGGAAAATAAGTTTCCTGTATTATATCATTCTGAATTTTTACATGGAAAAAAAGGAATACCTATAAACAGTTTAATATGGTTAAATTCTTTTAATAATAGTCCAATAAAAGAAATAAAAAATCAAATTACTAAAGGTTTTTCGTTCATAAAAATGAAAATAAATCAAAAACTTATTGATTATCAAATTTTTATTTTAAAAGAGATAAAAAAGAGATATCCATTAATAAAAGTACGTGTGGATGCAAATGGTTGTTTTAAAAATATTCAGATAGCTTTATATTATTTAAATAAATTCTATGATTTGGGAATAGTTGATTCAATGGAACAGCCTATATCACCTGGAAATTGGAGTGATATGTCAAAAATATGTGAAAAATCCAAATTGCCTATAGCATTAGATGAAGAATTAGAAAGTGTCAGTATTTTTATTAAAAAAAAAAGTTGTTGGATATTATTCATCCAAAATACATTATACTGA
- a CDS encoding metal-dependent hydrolase, producing MKVTFFSHSTCMLEIHEKCLLIDPFFSENPIFKNTNFLKKFQKIDYILLTHAHYDHVCDVELFSHKFNNALVISNYEISIFFGKKGIKTYGINYGSFISFPFGKLKYVWATHSSVFNDGTYGGNPGGFLLHTDEGNLYISGDTSVMYEMNLIPHFGKLKLSILPIGGRYTMDIEEAILASDFLKCDKILGVHYNTFQDIQIDKKQAKKRFFEKGKELILLEKEKIIYV from the coding sequence ATGAAAGTTACTTTTTTTTCTCACAGTACATGTATGTTAGAAATACATGAAAAATGTTTATTAATAGATCCTTTTTTTTCTGAAAATCCTATTTTTAAAAACACGAATTTTTTGAAAAAATTTCAAAAAATAGATTATATTTTGTTAACTCATGCACATTATGATCATGTTTGTGATGTAGAATTATTTTCGCATAAATTTAATAATGCTTTAGTAATTTCTAATTATGAAATATCTATTTTTTTTGGAAAAAAAGGAATAAAAACATATGGCATTAATTATGGTTCTTTTATATCTTTTCCTTTTGGAAAATTGAAATATGTTTGGGCGACCCATTCCAGTGTTTTTAACGATGGGACTTATGGAGGAAATCCAGGGGGTTTTCTTTTACATACAGATGAAGGGAATTTATATATATCAGGAGATACATCTGTCATGTATGAAATGAATTTGATTCCTCATTTTGGTAAATTAAAACTTTCTATTCTACCAATAGGAGGAAGATACACTATGGATATAGAAGAAGCTATTCTTGCTTCAGATTTTTTGAAATGTGATAAAATATTGGGCGTTCATTACAATACTTTTCAAGATATTCAAATTGATAAAAAACAAGCAAAAAAAAGATTTTTTGAAAAGGGAAAAGAATTAATTTTATTAGAGAAAGAAAAAATTATATATGTTTAA